From Scomber japonicus isolate fScoJap1 chromosome 22, fScoJap1.pri, whole genome shotgun sequence, one genomic window encodes:
- the LOC128383387 gene encoding synaptopodin-2, protein MVELQVSFSEQTLDGMGCTSLGSAHGVEGEYSNREAIKKLHTATASHYVPCSVREPLSQHGVVLSSPSMLRQVEVILQQPEASRPGRGILSVGGPWVSGSVGSQSEGEEGGGHCEGAPGTFSVSFGIPSEEETPAEEQGSESEGDQDKPNKHRAKHARLRRSESLSEKQVKEAKSKCKRIALLLTAAPPNPNNKGVLMFKKHRQRAKKYTLVSYGTGEDEPEFSDEEDEENQEDREGTHAVEFTLVASNDSEVDKHFLTNAHSSKGVLTINWDKGLLEIERNLNNKAEMECLPDTKGKGAVMFAQRRLRMDEISAEHEELRRQGIPVEAIQEAEKKMEHSYMQSTTEDHAYMDVNIHQQSQHQQQYQQYQEQQYYEQQQQYQQQQQYQQQYQQQQYEQQQYQQQQMYQQQQEYHQEQQQVQSYSANINGTVHHQTSELQSTFNNRTAKPFSAQNMVVAPYSPAISGTNQDSMGQGEQIASRDERISTPASKTGFLQDARRRNVGKPMFTFKEAPKVSPNPELLNLLNRSDKKLGFESGPEEDYLSLGAEACNFLQPQRVKHKTPPPVAPKPMINPNSPPWSPQGEMTNQDMPQQAENSVSTPAVAPTAENTPAPELEPTPAPATEPSPPAALQEAPASTTTEEPHTWTVPEPESHQQQVTAQEENGHINSNPQPESSPVNSWVPAQTQAQQQPSTVSWHPAQVQPQEPHPSQSPPQPARVAHQPSHTQVQPQPPTNTWTPQIQTSWNQPQEQAQAQTNVQPPWAKPQEQSQAQTHVQPPWAQPREQLQPQPQVQQPWMQSHEQPHVQQMQPTWGQPQQPMEQQPQAPWAQPSQPDTQHQPPWVHQPQQKSQVQPPWAQQVQPESQPQPPWVQPTQHQAPQQAWSQAHAPGQVQPPWVSAPPQSQPQPQPQLQPQPQLQPQPQPQPQPHPHPHPQSQPQPQSQPQQQQQPSINAWPSSQTQVQPQPPWIQAAQAQPPTHPAANLNPWAPVPAQAQSQPTWAQHSPEHGQPPMNSWGPEQNQAQHHTPWAQSVPPQPTPQQNWQQPISKTPPQSPMNTWPQAQTQPQTPANAWAPQSQQAPVNVATSMVNTQPSPKPWLPPQNASQNRSPPPPPQRVNSFTVGQRDSSPINPMATVFNPSPSGSAFEMPAVKGKGADMFAKRQSRMEKFVVDSETVEANKASRSTSPTPSLPNEWKYTPNVRAPPSRAYNPIQSPSYPPAATKQPPPGSPSSKSKKKGKDKQKPAPKPLSVIDVMKHQPYQLNSSLFTFGPAAEAAKPPVPKPDCSPPHPPIENQPIQYEQMAPIQPAGPFNAPYPQQAYGMPMQPMVHDGQYQQTPANVYPPSNPYQQPPGGPYQQAYNQQYQQPVPPAYQPQAPQSPNAPYQLPQVPYQPANSPPYLAAPSVPYQQQQQPPSSYVAPSFPVAARPECASGGNTVAVAAPKPKFTAKKSSAQVWKPMAVEKE, encoded by the exons ATGGTCGAACTCCAGGTGTCCTTCTCTGAGCAAACCTTGGACGGCATGGGCTGTACCTCTCTTGGGAGTGCCCATGGAGTCGAGGGAGAATACTCAAACAGAGAAGCAATAAAGAAACTCCATACTGCCACTGCATCTCATTATGTGCCATGCTCAGTCAGAGAGCCACTCAGCCAGCATGGAGTGGTTCTCAGCTCCCCTTCGATGCTGAGGCAGGTGGAGGTCATTTTGCAGCAGCCAGAAGCATCAAGACCAGGGAGGGGCATCCTGAGTGTGGGTGGCCCCTGGGTCAGTGGAAGTGTTGGATCCCAaagtgaaggagaagaaggaggagggcaCTGTGAGGGAGCTCCTGGGACTTTCAGCGTCTCATTTGGAATTCCCTCAGAAGAGGAAACACCAGCAGAGGAGCAAGGCTCAGAATCTGAGGGGGATCAAGACAAACCCAACAAACACCGGGCAAAGCACGCTA GGCTCAGGCGTAGCGAGAGTCTGTCGGAGAAGCAGGTGAAGGAGGCCAAGTCCAAATGTAAACGTATTGCTCTTCTTCTCACTGCTGCGCCACCCAACCCCAACAACAAGGGGGTGTTGATGTTCAAGAAACATCGGCAAAGGGCCAAGAAATACACACTTGTCAGCTACGGCACAGGAGAGGACGAACCAGAGTTCAGTGACGAAGAGGACGAGGAGAACCAAGAGGACAGAGAAGGAACCCATGCTGTTGAATTTACCCTTGTGGCTTCAAACGACTCTGAAGTAGATAAGCATTTCCTCACAAATGCCCATAGCAGCAAAGGTGTGCTAACCATCAACTGGGACAAGGGTCTCCTTGAGATTGAGCGGAACCTGAACAACAAAGCAGAGATGGAATGTTTACCTGATACCAAAGGAAAGGGTGCCGTAATGTTTGCTCAGCGGCGCCTAAGGATGGATGAGATTTCTGCTGAACATGAAGAGCTTAGACGCCAGGGGATTCCTGTGGAGGCAATTCAGGAAGCTGAAAAGAAAATGGAACACTCGTACATGCAGTCCACAACAGAGGATCACGCATACATGGATGTGAATATACACCAACAAAGCCAACACCAACAACAGTACCAGCAATATCAAGAACAGCAGTACTATGAGCAACAACAGCAgtaccaacagcagcagcaatacCAACAACAGTATCAGCAGCAGCAATATGAACAACAGCAGTATCAACAACAGCAAATgtatcaacaacaacaagaatATCATCAAGAGCAACAGCAAGTTCAGTCGTATTCTGCAAACATCAATGGCACAGTCCATCATCAAACCAGTGAATTACAGAGTACTTTCAACAATCGTACTGCAAAGCCTTTTTCAGCACAAAATATGGTGGTTGCCCCTTATTCTCCCGCAATAAGTGGAACCAATCAAGATTCTATGGGCCAAGGAGAGCAGATAGCTTCCCGTGATGAGCGCATTTCTACCCCTGCAAGTAAGACAGGCTTTTTGCAGGatgcaagaagaagaaatgttggCAAACCTATGTTCACATTTAAGGAAGCACCAAAAGTATCACCTAACCCAGAGTTGCTGAACCTCCTCAACAGGAGTGATAAGAAACTGGGTTTTGAGTCAGGACCTGAGGAAGACTATCTTAGCCTTGGGGCTGAGGCTTGTAATTTCCTCCAGCCTCAACGTGTTAAACACAAGACTCCTCCACCAGTGGCTCCAAAGCCTATGATCAATCCCAACTCTCCTCCTTGGTCCCCACAGGGAGAAATGACCAACCAGGACATGCCTCAGCAGGCTGAAAATAGTGTATCCACACCTGCTGTAGCCCCCACCGCAGAGAATACCCCTGCTCCAGAACTAGAGCCAACCCCTGCACCTGCCACTGAGCCCTCTCCCCCTGCTGCCCTGCAGGAGGCTCCTGCCAGCACCACTACAGAGGAACCACACACATGGACTGTCCCAGAGCCTGAATCCCATCAGCAGCAAGTAACAGCTCAGGAAGAAAATGGTCACATAAATTCTAACCCACAGCCTGAGAGTTCTCCTGTGAATTCCTGGGTTccagcacaaacacaagcacaacaACAGCCATCCACTGTTTCATGGCATCCAGCTCAAGTGCAGCCTCAGGAGCCACATCCAAGTCAGTCCCCACCGCAGCCAGCAAGGGTTGCACATCAGCCTTCTCATACCCAAGTGCAGCCTCAGCCCCCAACAAACACTTGGACTCCTCAAATTCAGACATCCTGGAATCAGCCTCAAGAGCAAGCACAAGCCCAGACAAATGTTCAACCACCCTGGGCAAAGCCACAAGAGCAATCACAAGCCCAGACACATGTTCAACCACCCTGGGCCCAGCCACGAGAGCAATTACAGCCTCAACCACAGGTTCAGCAACCCTGGATGCAGTCTCATGAACAGCCACACGTACAGCAAATGCAACCAACCTGGGGTCAACCTCAACAACCAATGGAGCAGCAACCCCAAGCCCCATGGGCACAGCCATCACAACCAGACACTCAACATCAACCACCATGGGTGCATCAACCACAACAAAAATCCCAAGTGCAACCTCCTTGGGCTCAACAAGTTCAGCCGGAAAGCCAGCCACAACCACCATGGGTTCAGCCAACACAGCATCAGGCCCCACAACAGGCATGGTCACAGGCCCATGCACCAGGTCAGGTTCAACCACCGTGGGTCTCGGCTCCACCTCAGTCTCAGCCTCAGCCTCAGCCTCAGCTTCAGCCTCAGCCTCAGCTTCAGCCTCAGCCTCAGCCTCAGCCTCAGCcacatcctcatcctcatcctcagtcTCAGCCTCAGCCTCAGTCTCAGcctcagcagcaacagcaacctTCAATTAATGCATGGCCTTCATCACAAACTCAAGTTCAACCTCAGCCCCCTTGGATCCAAGCAGCCCAAGCACAACCTCCAACACACCCTGCAGCCAATTTAAATCCATGGGCACCAGTACCTGCCCAGGCTCAGTCTCAACCAACATGGGCCCAACATTCTCCAGAACATGGACAGCCGCCCATGAATTCCTGGGGACCAGAGCAAAATCAGGCACAACATCACACACCATGGGCTCAATCAGTTCCTCCACAGCCCACACCACAACAAAATTGGCAACAGCCGATTTCAAAGACTCCACCACAGTCACCGATGAATACCTGGCCTCAAGCTCAGACACAACCTCAGACACCTGCGAACGCTTGGGCACCACAGTCACAGCAAGCACCTGTGAATGTTGCAACATCAATGGTAAACACTCAACCCTCTCCAAAACCTTGGCTTCCACCTCAAAACGCTTCACAAAACCGGAGCCCACCACCGCCACCACAGCGAGTCAATTCTTTTACAGTTGGCCAAAGAGATTCGTCACCTATCAACCCCATGGCCACTGTCTTTAACCCATCGCCCTCTGGTTCAGCTTTTGAGATGCCAGCAGTCAAAGGAAAAGGAGCAGATATGTTTGCCAAGAGGCAGTCTCGTATGGAGAAGTTTGTTGTGGACTCTGAGACTGTGGAAGCAAACAAGGCAAGCCGATCAACATCCCCAACTCCCTCCTTACCAAATGAGTGGAAATATACTCCCAATGTACGTGCTCCACCTTCACGGGCTTATAATCCTATTCAGTCCCCTTCTTATCCCCCAGCAGCAACAAAACAGCCCCCTCCAGGTAGTCCTTCAAGCAAATCCAAGAAAAAAGGCAAAGATAAACAAAAGCCTGCCCCCAAACCCCTCAGTGTTATAGACGTCATGAAGCATCAACCCTATCAGCTCAATTCTTCACTATTTACCTTTGGCCCGGCAGCAGAGGCTGCCAAGCCCCCTGTACCTAAACCTGACTGTTCACCTCCTCACCCACCTATTGAAAACCAACCAATTCAATATGAGCAAATGGCCCCCATCCAGCCAGCTGGACCATTTAATGCCCCATATCCCCAGCAGGCCTACGGGATGCCCATGCAACCTATGGTGCATGATGGCCAATACCAGCAAACTCCAGCTAATGTTTATCCTCCCTCCAATCCTTATCAGCAACCTCCTGGTGGTCCATACCAGCAAGCATATAACCAACAATATCAACAACCTGTCCCACCTGCTTACCAACCCCAAGCGCCTCAGTCTCCAAACGCTCCCTACCAGTTACCCCAGGTCCCCTACCAACCAGCCAATAGTCCCCCCTACCTGGCAGCTCCCTCAGTACcttaccagcagcagcagcagccccccAGTAGCTATGTTGCTCCTAGTTTCCCTGTAGCTGCAAGGCCTGAATGTGCATCAGGTGGCAACACTGTAGCTGTAGCTGCTCCAAAACCTAAGTTTACAGCTAAAAAGAGCTCAGCTCAGGTGTGGAAGCCTATGGCAGTTGAGAAAGAGTAA